The genomic region caaataatgatataaatactTCAATTCAACAGTCTTCATGCAATGATAAATCTTATACTTCATCTCCAGAACAAGATTCTGATGAAGATGATCTTAAAGATGTAGGTGAGTTTCAAGGAAATATAACAAGCAATGCTTTCTAGCAACACCGTAATAAagtgattattttatctttgttgtttgccgtatgtaaaaaaaaataaaatgatttattgtGTTACGTGggctgtgtttcaaaattgctgtcagtactaaaaatctataatgtaCGTAAcggaaactatagattttcagtactgacagcaatTTGGAAACAGCCACAGTGTCGTTGCTGAAAAGCACCTAAGTTTTTTagttagatttttattatttataattaaaaatttttattcctcCTGAAAACCTAATAATTACAGTGAATGAAAAGTCATTGTTTATATGGCCATCTAAATGTATATACTTGTTGcttgaaaaatatgaagaaagaaaagaagaatttaCAGGAGGTATGAAACGTCACAATAAAATTTGGGAAGCTATTGctcatgaaataaaaaaaataaatattgaatatactgTGAGTGGATCACAATgtcaatcaaaatttaatagtttaaagaaaacatacaaaaaaatattggactATAATTCAGTGTCAGGGAATGACAGAAAAACGTGGCCATATTTTGAAGTAAgtgcataatattaatttttacaatttttaattatgtttgaagatccacaaaatattttttgtcattattttttttcagagaatgcatgaaatttttggaaaaacagGATGGGCAACTCCTAAAGCTATTGCTTCAGAAGCTGGACCATGTGATGAACAGGCGAGTGTATCTGATTCTTCTGCGAAtgatgataataaaagaaaacccaAAAGGAAAATTGAGACTGTTTTACATGACTTTATGTCAgagataaaaaaggaaaaaatacagaaagagaaaaagagagaagctAAAGAAAGATGGTTTCAAGAACTGAAGGAACAACGAGAAAGACAACACCAGGAAAAAATAACACTGATGCAAAAGTTATTAGAAAGCATTAACaagaagtaatttaattattcttgtaatattctaaattc from Monomorium pharaonis isolate MP-MQ-018 unplaced genomic scaffold, ASM1337386v2 scaffold_127, whole genome shotgun sequence harbors:
- the LOC118644197 gene encoding uncharacterized protein LOC118644197; its protein translation is MSNKLISVPVFVEDANETLILKISPQDAERVNTDINYMTSLVNEIYKKRSKKLNSQLNVQTSTNNDINTSIQQSSCNDKSYTSSPEQDSDEDDLKDVVNEKSLFIWPSKCIYLLLEKYEERKEEFTGGMKRHNKIWEAIAHEIKKINIEYTVSGSQCQSKFNSLKKTYKKILDYNSVSGNDRKTWPYFERMHEIFGKTGWATPKAIASEAGPCDEQASVSDSSANDDNKRKPKRKIETVLHDFMSEIKKEKIQKEKKREAKERWFQELKEQRERQHQEKITLMQKLLESINKK